In the genome of bacterium, the window CGGCTATCACCTTGTTTCGCTTATTCGTCAGGTCTCTTGCGGCCGCCATCCCGAGAGCGGCGGAGATTGAGGTGGAGGAGTGGCCGGTGCCGAAGGAATCGTAGGGGCTCTCGGAGCGCTTCGGAAAGCCGCTGAGACCGCCGTACTGGCGGATTGTCCTGAACTCTTCCTTCCTTCCCGTGAGTATCTTGTGGACGTAGCTCTGATGGCCTACGTCCCAGATGATCCTGTCCTCGGGGGTTTTGAAGACCGCGTGCAGGGCTATCGTCAACTCAACCACGCCGAGGCTGGAGGCGAGGTGTCCGCCTATCGGGGAGAGTTTTTCGAGGATGAAATCCCTCACCTCGTCCGACAATTTCTCAAGGTCCTCGCGGGAAAGGGTCCGAAGGTCGCGCGGGGACTTTATTTTCGGCAGGATGCAGTAGGAGTCCTTCATCAGTTTTTCCTGGACGCTACGAATCTTGCGAGAGCCCGCAGGGGTTCGCCCCTCTCCCCGAAACGCTCCGTGGCCGCTACCGCTTCGGCGGTAATCTCTTCGAGCCTCCTGCGCGCCTCTTCGAGCCCCAGAAGCGCGGGATAGGTGGCTTTTTTGTTTCCTTCGTCGCTCCCCACCGGTTTTCCCAAGGTCGCGGTGTCTCCCGTGACGTCCAGAATGTCGTCGGCGATCTGGAAAGCCAGCCCCACCCTGTCCGCGTAGCGCGCCAAAGCCTTCTCCTCCTCTACGCCCGCTCCGGCGGCTATCGCACCGGTCAGCACCGAAGCCCGTATGAGCGCGCCGGTCTTGTGGGTATGGAGAAATTCGAGGGCGGGCAGCAGGAGCGTCTTCCCCTCGCTCGCTATGTCCAGAGCCTGCCCCCCCGCCATCCCCCTTCCCCCGGAGGATCTGGCTATCTCGTAGATGCACCTTAAAAGCACCTGCGGAGGGTATTTATCAGCCATCGCGGGCGAGGAGAGCATGGTAAAGGCGTCGGCCAGAAGCGCATCTCCCGCGAGAATCGCCATCGCCTCGCCGAATTTTATGTGGCAGGTGGGCTGCCCGCGGCGAAGGTCATCGTCGTCCATCGACGGAAGATCGTCGTGGATGAGACTGTAGGTGTGGATCATCTCTATGGCGGTTCCGAAGGGCAGCGACGGGGTTCCGTCGCCCGAAACGGCTTCGGCCGCAGCGTAGGCGAGCGCGGGGCGGAAACGCTTGCCGCCCGCGAAGAAGCTGTAGCGCATCGCGGCGAAAAGGTCGCAGGCCAGCCCCTCCTCCGGAGGAAGAACGCCGTCGGCGAGTTCATTCACGAGTCCGGATGTTTTCGCCAGATAACCGTCGAGATCGAAAGTCATTTTATGCTACTGTCCGCCTTCTTCTTCCGAAAAGTCCTCTTCCGTCAGTTCGCCGCTTGCCCGCCTTCTCAGAAGTTTAACCTTCCTCTCGGCCTCGTCCAGCCGCCGGTGGCATTCCTTGCTTATCTCAACGCCGCGCCGGAAGGTCTCCATCGCCTCTTCCAGCGGAAGGTCCCCGCCCTCAAGCGAGTAGACCACCTTCTCAAGCTCTTCTATGAGTTCCTCGAACTTTTTGGGCTCGGGCTTCTTTTTAGTCATGGCGATTATTCATGCTCCCTTGCGAATCACACACTTAAAAGGAGGCGGCAGTAAAGTCAAGGGGTTTCGGTCAGCCGAAGGACCGAATCGGGATCGACTTTTACCCCGCAAACGTAAGTCGAAAAGTGCAGGTGAGGACCCGTCGAGCGGCCGGTGGAGCCGACAAGTCCGACCGTCTCTCCGGCGGATACGCTCTTGCCCTCCGGGACCTTTATCTCCTGCATATGAAAATACCCGGAAATGACTCCGCAGCCGTGGTCTATAAAGACGGTGTTGCCGGTGTAGAAAAAATCCCCGGTGAGAGCGACCCGGCCGCCGGAGGAGGCCTTTACCTCAGAACCCGCCGCGCCCGCTATGTCTATGCCGCCGTGGTAGCTGCCCCTCTTGCCGTTGTAGTAGCGGTCGAGGCCGAAGGGGCTGGAATGAACGCCGGAAAGGGGCGTCGTCCAGCGAGGCTGCCAGTCGATGTCCTCGCTTCTAAGTCCAAGCGCCGCCGAGATTATCTCTTTCTCTCTTAAAGCTCTTTCGAGGTCTTCCTTTGACAAGGTTACCTTGGATTCGTCGACGGTGAGGCGCTGTTCGGGAAATTTTTTGTCTGAAACGGTGATTTCCTTTGAGCCGAGGGGGGATGGTTTGTCACCGGAGCCGCAGAAAAGTCTGAGAGTCCTCTTGCCGGGCGTCTCTTCCCTGTCGATCGCGAGGAAACCCTTCCATGCGCCGTCCCCGGAGGGGCGCAGCGGAAACTTTCTGCCGTCCAGCTCGGCCCATACCCTGCCCGTGGGACTTTCGTCTTCGA includes:
- a CDS encoding polyprenyl synthetase family protein yields the protein MTFDLDGYLAKTSGLVNELADGVLPPEEGLACDLFAAMRYSFFAGGKRFRPALAYAAAEAVSGDGTPSLPFGTAIEMIHTYSLIHDDLPSMDDDDLRRGQPTCHIKFGEAMAILAGDALLADAFTMLSSPAMADKYPPQVLLRCIYEIARSSGGRGMAGGQALDIASEGKTLLLPALEFLHTHKTGALIRASVLTGAIAAGAGVEEEKALARYADRVGLAFQIADDILDVTGDTATLGKPVGSDEGNKKATYPALLGLEEARRRLEEITAEAVAATERFGERGEPLRALARFVASRKN
- the xseB gene encoding exodeoxyribonuclease VII small subunit, whose translation is MTKKKPEPKKFEELIEELEKVVYSLEGGDLPLEEAMETFRRGVEISKECHRRLDEAERKVKLLRRRASGELTEEDFSEEEGGQ
- a CDS encoding M23 family metallopeptidase, coding for MKLLNKPLRYRLFVALLLLCLSAASLSSAKAHAGIRLSEEKPARGDAFLVSVEDESPTGRVWAELDGRKFPLRPSGDGAWKGFLAIDREETPGKRTLRLFCGSGDKPSPLGSKEITVSDKKFPEQRLTVDESKVTLSKEDLERALREKEIISAALGLRSEDIDWQPRWTTPLSGVHSSPFGLDRYYNGKRGSYHGGIDIAGAAGSEVKASSGGRVALTGDFFYTGNTVFIDHGCGVISGYFHMQEIKVPEGKSVSAGETVGLVGSTGRSTGPHLHFSTYVCGVKVDPDSVLRLTETP